A single genomic interval of Bacillus sp. es.036 harbors:
- a CDS encoding APC family permease — MSQGTLSVGLVTPPGYPKKLSEQLSGELPELLSYYVRDECEWNVDSRVDPLTGVTENPEEVLEAGCKRKENEDWDYIVCLTDLPFFDGKKPILAEASTDRKVAIISLPGLGSTPMVKRIRQSILQLVNEMYYGSPDSDREKAQQRIQAKSDQKNEKLKNKGSKQLFKRGSFERFSPIKRVTKGEDSPIDVQYIVKSRISGALRILTGMVRANRPWAIFPAFKKVIIFAFATGSYALVFPTLWQLSNSYGLWRMFMLMVVSSFLMVGWIVMAHNLWEKPRQDRAKYLRKLYNTATILTLLVTIAIYYIILFFMFGLAVLAFIPMGLLESQLSGPVGYDNYFYITWTATSISIIIGSLGSALENEEVVLSSTYGYRQQQRYKTANASKDEEDDSKQKQTPFPTEMISNKANAER; from the coding sequence TTGAGTCAAGGAACATTATCGGTTGGTTTGGTCACACCACCCGGATACCCCAAAAAGCTTAGTGAACAATTAAGCGGCGAGTTACCTGAGCTACTAAGCTATTACGTGAGAGATGAATGCGAATGGAACGTAGATTCAAGGGTGGATCCGCTCACTGGCGTTACGGAAAACCCTGAAGAAGTATTAGAAGCGGGCTGTAAAAGAAAAGAAAACGAAGATTGGGATTATATCGTTTGTTTAACGGACCTGCCCTTCTTTGATGGAAAGAAACCCATTTTAGCTGAAGCATCTACTGATCGCAAAGTGGCTATCATCAGTCTTCCAGGCCTCGGATCTACTCCGATGGTGAAACGTATTCGGCAATCGATCCTGCAGTTAGTGAATGAAATGTATTATGGAAGTCCTGACAGCGATCGTGAAAAGGCACAACAGCGAATCCAAGCGAAAAGCGACCAGAAAAACGAGAAGTTAAAAAATAAAGGCTCCAAGCAACTTTTTAAAAGGGGAAGCTTTGAACGATTTTCTCCAATTAAACGAGTGACAAAAGGAGAAGATTCCCCCATTGATGTACAGTATATTGTGAAATCCCGTATCAGTGGTGCATTACGCATATTAACCGGCATGGTTCGCGCCAACCGTCCATGGGCCATCTTCCCCGCCTTTAAAAAGGTGATTATTTTTGCCTTTGCGACGGGCTCTTACGCACTTGTTTTCCCCACTCTCTGGCAATTAAGTAACAGCTACGGACTATGGAGAATGTTCATGCTAATGGTCGTGTCTTCCTTTTTGATGGTCGGGTGGATTGTCATGGCTCATAATTTATGGGAAAAACCAAGACAGGATCGCGCAAAATACCTTCGAAAGCTCTATAACACCGCCACGATTTTGACGTTACTCGTCACGATAGCGATTTATTACATTATTTTATTCTTTATGTTTGGCTTAGCCGTTCTAGCCTTTATTCCAATGGGGCTGTTAGAATCGCAATTATCCGGACCAGTTGGGTATGATAACTACTTCTACATCACGTGGACAGCTACGAGTATTTCAATCATTATTGGCTCGCTTGGGTCTGCACTTGAAAATGAGGAAGTCGTTCTTTCGTCAACGTATGGATACCGACAGCAGCAGCGCTACAAAACGGCTAATGCTTCCAAGGATGAGGAGGATGATTCAAAACAAAAACAGACCCCTTTCCCGACCGAAATGATATCAAACAAGGCAAATGCAGAAAGGTGA
- a CDS encoding DUF5050 domain-containing protein: MKQKTVLYASLICLVLLAASIAYNFLNEEDPYLGFTGLGNTITLSNDDRYVYFSYFQDGKESIYRANTDGSEVEQLTYPDEERHRKPALSPNGEKLLYLSENSDRIQSLYIADLNGESPKKLTDDTIHVEEVVFSENEIYFVGMPAEAVGKAEGETKEGFDLHSVDLDGENERKLTDQDHFTMNHLAISTDGSELYYTLFNGNSDKIYAYHVEDKRESRADWVPTEVGSLYDWDYDEENQAFAYTDVSEESDSSLFKYELYYRDLNEDKTKQLTTLESSVVSPNFFHQSDKIAFLDYTNWSDHPEKYQLKTVDIDTKEIKNVTMDLPESAKSHWLREALNIFTSSTAIAILYTVLLCLITLYSYNKSGKQYRTGLISLLLAVAVFISSFIIAMLTNPWVGIAISIVAIGMVPSSLIALIVGFLMGKFSKKQKGRLL; the protein is encoded by the coding sequence ATGAAACAAAAAACAGTTTTATATGCTAGTTTGATTTGTTTGGTCTTGCTTGCTGCGTCCATTGCATACAATTTCCTCAATGAGGAAGATCCTTATCTTGGCTTTACGGGATTAGGAAATACGATTACTCTCTCAAATGATGACCGGTACGTCTATTTTTCCTACTTTCAAGATGGTAAAGAATCGATCTATCGCGCAAATACCGATGGGAGTGAAGTAGAGCAACTCACCTATCCGGATGAGGAACGGCACCGAAAGCCAGCCTTATCTCCAAACGGAGAGAAGTTGCTCTATTTGTCTGAAAATAGCGATCGCATTCAATCATTATACATCGCGGATTTGAATGGAGAGAGTCCTAAGAAATTAACGGATGATACGATTCATGTCGAAGAAGTAGTCTTTTCTGAGAACGAAATCTATTTTGTCGGAATGCCCGCAGAGGCAGTGGGAAAAGCAGAAGGGGAAACGAAAGAGGGATTTGATCTCCATTCGGTCGATTTGGATGGTGAAAATGAGCGGAAATTAACCGATCAAGATCATTTTACAATGAACCATCTTGCCATCTCGACTGATGGTTCAGAGCTCTATTACACGTTATTTAATGGCAATAGTGATAAAATCTACGCTTATCATGTGGAAGATAAGAGAGAAAGCAGGGCGGATTGGGTACCGACTGAAGTTGGTTCCTTATACGACTGGGATTATGATGAAGAGAACCAAGCGTTCGCTTATACAGATGTGTCAGAGGAATCCGACAGCTCGTTATTCAAATATGAACTCTACTATCGAGATTTAAATGAGGATAAGACAAAACAGCTCACGACATTAGAATCTTCTGTCGTGTCACCGAATTTTTTTCATCAGTCTGATAAAATCGCCTTTCTCGACTATACGAATTGGTCCGATCATCCAGAAAAGTATCAATTGAAGACGGTGGATATCGATACGAAAGAAATCAAGAACGTTACGATGGATCTTCCGGAATCCGCAAAGAGCCACTGGCTGAGAGAAGCGCTGAACATTTTCACGAGCTCTACGGCAATCGCGATTTTGTATACCGTCTTGCTTTGTTTGATCACGCTTTATTCCTATAATAAGTCAGGAAAGCAATACCGGACGGGGCTGATTAGCTTACTACTAGCAGTCGCTGTTTTTATTAGTAGCTTTATCATCGCGATGTTGACGAATCCATGGGTAGGTATTGCCATTAGCATTGTAGCCATTGGCATGGTGCCAAGTAGTTTAATTGCATTGATTGTAGGATTTTTGATGGGGAAATTCTCGAAGAAGCAAAAGGGCCGTCTCCTTTAA
- a CDS encoding carbonic anhydrase, producing the protein MRYRFGTALNCIDGRTQIPVTEWLKAHYQLDYIDLITEPGMDRVLSHGPAYEVARLRENTIVSLTAHTSQVIAVVGHFDCSANPVSKCQHFKDIATSTQVVRSWGLPVQVIGLWVDEYGRIEVVCT; encoded by the coding sequence ATGAGATACCGATTTGGTACCGCATTGAATTGTATTGACGGCCGAACACAAATTCCAGTAACAGAGTGGCTTAAAGCGCATTACCAGCTTGATTACATTGACCTGATTACAGAGCCAGGCATGGACCGGGTGCTGTCTCATGGCCCTGCCTACGAAGTTGCCCGATTAAGAGAAAACACCATCGTGTCCTTAACTGCACACACTTCTCAAGTCATTGCGGTTGTTGGCCATTTTGACTGTTCCGCGAACCCTGTTAGTAAGTGCCAACATTTTAAAGACATTGCTACGTCCACTCAGGTTGTAAGGTCCTGGGGGTTACCCGTACAAGTGATTGGCCTCTGGGTCGATGAATATGGACGCATCGAAGTTGTCTGCACCTAA
- a CDS encoding DEAD/DEAH box helicase, with the protein MDRKIGNKLIKKMCGERSFKKGESYFYSNKVTLHHDHSMRYEATVHGMEDFYVTVTTDANGHIEAECSCPSLATFQKDCQHIAAVLIGIRHIQQKETAVQDEHSLTEDFMTLFTDKLTPESGHQRFFEKRKVLDAGFTLKPVSLSDQDLLGVEVAVEHVKVSSIRDFLHDVHEGNVNEVSPDVNYHPDSHCFSNEVDAILHHLIRVARDEKMLLQSLPIWRDDQRSDTLLISPSSWSSLIPFITSADNVKIAHRGSLFEHVIVEKGSPPIRFLIDVRDEKHCRITIKGFERMTLLHSYQSLLYKGTIFQLDRQDFARMAELKKMLPAGTNQIPIPYEQMDQFLEKVVPDLKRMGHVELSKAFRETYMKTPLKARLYLDRLKNRLLAGLEFQYEEVVIQPLERRDAPGSMIIRDIEREEEILNMMEESGFSKTDGGYMMQNEELEYEFLHHTVPKLQSMLKLYATTAVRNRLVRKKHYPKINVKLKKRERTNWLEFTFEMDGISDNQIREILAALEEKRKYYRLPNGSLLSLETKEMEDMHEFLTTVPPQEQFEPYFSLPVKKSASLMGTIEANSIFLADASFRNFLDTMRLPNQDEFKVPESLDHILRDYQIQGYQWMKTLASYGFGGVLADDMGLGKTLQSITYIVSELNAIREEHKPVLIVCPSSLTYNWFNEIKKFAPELQAQIIDGNQQTRDKLQQTSKEMDVVITSYPLLRRDISWYEKQTFHTVFFDEAQAFKNPSTQTARTVKKIKADHRFGLTGTPVENAIEELWSIYHVVFPELFKGIKAYSNLTKKTIARRVQPFLLRRMKEDVLAELPEKLESLELTELLPEQKKLYAAYLAKLRTDTLKHLDRDTIRKNRIKILAGLTRLRQICCHPSLFVDGYKGSSAKFEQLLQIIEDSRRSGRRMLIFSQFTKMLQLIGRELAARGQSFFYLDGETPAEERVETCDRFNDGERDVFLISLKAGGTGLNLTGADTVVLYDLWWNPAVEEQAADRTHRIGQEKVVNVIKLVSRGTIEEKMNDLQEKKRELISELIDSEEKTNTFLTEEDIREILMES; encoded by the coding sequence ATGGATCGTAAAATCGGCAATAAGCTTATAAAAAAAATGTGTGGGGAACGCTCTTTTAAAAAGGGGGAGTCTTATTTCTACTCCAATAAAGTGACGCTTCACCACGATCACTCGATGAGATATGAAGCGACAGTTCACGGAATGGAAGACTTTTATGTCACGGTAACGACAGATGCAAATGGACACATCGAAGCAGAATGTAGCTGTCCATCGCTTGCAACCTTTCAAAAAGATTGTCAGCACATTGCGGCCGTTTTAATTGGCATCCGTCACATTCAACAAAAAGAAACGGCCGTGCAGGATGAGCACAGTCTGACAGAAGATTTCATGACGCTATTTACCGACAAATTAACTCCAGAAAGCGGTCACCAACGCTTTTTTGAAAAGCGAAAGGTGCTTGATGCGGGGTTTACATTGAAGCCTGTTTCACTTAGCGACCAGGATTTACTCGGGGTTGAAGTTGCTGTCGAACACGTGAAAGTTTCTTCGATTCGCGACTTTCTTCACGATGTACACGAGGGGAACGTCAATGAAGTCTCGCCTGACGTGAACTATCATCCGGACAGTCACTGCTTTTCAAATGAAGTAGATGCCATTCTCCATCATTTAATCCGCGTAGCTCGTGATGAAAAAATGTTGCTTCAATCGCTCCCTATTTGGCGTGACGATCAGCGGTCCGATACGTTACTGATTTCGCCCTCTTCATGGAGCAGTTTGATCCCATTCATCACCAGCGCTGACAATGTCAAAATTGCACATCGAGGATCTTTGTTTGAACACGTAATAGTAGAAAAAGGCTCGCCCCCGATTCGCTTTTTGATTGACGTAAGGGATGAGAAACACTGTCGCATTACGATTAAAGGTTTTGAGCGGATGACGCTTTTACATAGCTATCAATCGCTTTTATATAAAGGAACTATCTTTCAATTAGATAGACAAGACTTTGCCCGCATGGCCGAGTTAAAGAAGATGCTTCCGGCAGGGACCAATCAGATTCCAATTCCGTACGAACAAATGGATCAATTTCTTGAAAAAGTTGTTCCTGATTTGAAGCGAATGGGGCATGTGGAACTTTCAAAAGCATTTCGTGAAACGTACATGAAGACACCGTTAAAGGCACGGCTCTATCTCGATCGATTGAAAAACCGACTACTGGCAGGGCTTGAATTTCAGTATGAAGAAGTGGTTATTCAGCCGTTAGAACGGCGGGATGCCCCAGGTTCCATGATCATTCGAGACATCGAGCGGGAAGAAGAAATCCTGAACATGATGGAAGAAAGCGGATTTTCAAAAACAGATGGCGGCTACATGATGCAAAATGAAGAACTTGAGTACGAATTTCTTCATCATACTGTTCCAAAGCTACAGTCCATGTTGAAGCTATACGCGACAACAGCCGTTCGAAATCGACTCGTTCGAAAGAAGCACTATCCGAAAATAAATGTAAAGCTGAAGAAACGAGAGCGAACAAATTGGTTAGAATTCACCTTTGAAATGGATGGCATATCTGATAATCAAATTCGGGAAATATTAGCGGCATTGGAAGAAAAGCGTAAGTATTATCGCCTGCCAAATGGATCGCTTTTGTCCCTTGAAACGAAAGAAATGGAGGATATGCATGAGTTTCTAACCACGGTCCCCCCGCAGGAACAGTTTGAACCATATTTTTCGCTTCCGGTTAAAAAAAGCGCCAGTTTAATGGGGACAATTGAAGCGAATAGCATCTTTCTAGCAGACGCATCGTTTCGTAACTTTCTAGACACGATGCGTCTTCCGAATCAAGATGAGTTTAAAGTGCCCGAATCGTTGGATCACATTTTGAGAGATTATCAAATACAGGGCTATCAATGGATGAAAACCTTAGCGAGCTACGGGTTTGGCGGTGTGTTAGCGGATGATATGGGACTTGGAAAAACGCTGCAAAGCATCACGTATATCGTGTCTGAGCTTAACGCTATTCGTGAAGAGCATAAACCGGTTCTGATCGTATGTCCTTCCTCGCTTACGTATAATTGGTTCAATGAAATAAAGAAGTTTGCTCCGGAGCTTCAAGCGCAGATTATTGATGGCAATCAACAAACGCGAGATAAGCTTCAGCAGACGAGCAAGGAAATGGATGTGGTGATCACGTCTTATCCATTACTTCGTCGCGACATCAGCTGGTATGAAAAGCAAACGTTCCATACGGTCTTTTTTGATGAAGCTCAGGCGTTTAAAAATCCTTCAACGCAAACGGCCAGAACGGTTAAGAAAATCAAAGCGGATCACCGGTTTGGTTTGACGGGAACGCCGGTTGAAAATGCGATTGAAGAGCTTTGGTCGATTTATCACGTTGTCTTTCCAGAGCTTTTTAAAGGGATCAAAGCCTACAGCAACTTAACAAAGAAAACGATCGCAAGGAGAGTACAACCCTTTTTATTAAGAAGAATGAAAGAAGACGTTCTGGCAGAGTTACCAGAAAAGCTTGAATCACTTGAATTAACCGAGCTATTGCCTGAACAGAAGAAGCTTTACGCTGCATACCTTGCGAAGCTAAGAACCGATACGTTAAAGCATCTCGATCGCGACACGATTCGTAAAAATCGCATTAAGATTTTGGCTGGGTTAACGCGACTGCGCCAGATTTGCTGTCATCCGTCTTTATTTGTGGACGGCTACAAAGGGAGTTCGGCTAAGTTCGAGCAGCTGCTTCAGATTATCGAAGATTCGAGACGATCCGGGAGAAGAATGCTGATTTTCTCTCAATTTACGAAAATGCTTCAGTTGATCGGAAGGGAGCTTGCAGCAAGAGGACAAAGCTTTTTCTACCTGGATGGGGAGACGCCCGCTGAAGAAAGAGTGGAGACGTGCGATCGATTTAACGATGGCGAACGGGATGTGTTTCTTATTTCTTTAAAAGCTGGTGGAACGGGTTTGAATTTGACCGGAGCGGATACGGTCGTTCTTTATGATCTTTGGTGGAATCCAGCGGTTGAAGAACAAGCGGCAGACCGAACGCATCGAATCGGTCAGGAAAAGGTAGTCAATGTGATCAAGCTTGTATCGCGGGGCACGATAGAAGAAAAGATGAATGATCTTCAGGAGAAAAAGCGCGAGCTCATTTCAGAATTGATTGATTCAGAAGAAAAAACAAATACTTTCTTAACCGAAGAAGATATTCGTGAGATTTTAATGGAGTCGTAG
- a CDS encoding dimethylarginine dimethylaminohydrolase family protein, giving the protein MNGVAVGHKIQCKSEYTTLKNVMVVKPSFMRITEIINETQKHYENKNINIPLALQQHEAFVEVLEANGANVSELQAEYSLPEQVFTRDIGFTIHDELFVATMNEQVRKPEVNTVKAFLRENDISYQEGLPGSIEGGDVVVDGSTIWVGNSGRTSQVAIQELQKRLPAYTVEPLSLREDILHLDCVFNIISKDIALVYPPAFTKDDLRKLEARFQLIHVTEEEQFYMGPNVLSIGEGKIVSLSQNKRLNRILTAHGFRVLPVDFSEIIKSGGSFRCCTLPLERS; this is encoded by the coding sequence ATGAACGGAGTCGCCGTTGGTCATAAAATACAGTGCAAGTCCGAATATACAACTCTCAAAAACGTGATGGTTGTAAAACCATCGTTTATGAGAATTACAGAAATTATCAATGAAACACAAAAGCATTATGAAAATAAAAACATTAACATCCCCCTAGCCCTTCAGCAACATGAGGCATTTGTGGAAGTGTTAGAAGCGAACGGTGCTAACGTAAGTGAACTTCAAGCTGAATATAGTCTCCCTGAGCAAGTTTTTACTCGTGATATTGGCTTTACGATTCACGATGAACTATTCGTTGCGACGATGAATGAACAAGTTCGAAAGCCAGAAGTGAATACGGTAAAAGCGTTCCTGCGAGAGAATGATATTTCTTATCAGGAAGGATTACCAGGTTCAATAGAAGGTGGCGATGTCGTGGTGGACGGTTCCACGATTTGGGTTGGAAATAGTGGCCGAACGTCACAAGTCGCGATTCAAGAACTACAAAAGCGTTTGCCAGCTTATACCGTTGAACCATTGTCGTTAAGAGAGGATATCCTTCACCTGGATTGCGTATTTAACATTATTAGTAAAGATATCGCGCTTGTTTATCCACCTGCTTTTACAAAAGATGATTTAAGAAAATTGGAAGCGCGATTTCAGTTAATTCACGTTACAGAGGAAGAACAGTTCTATATGGGACCGAATGTGCTTTCAATTGGAGAGGGGAAGATCGTCAGTCTTTCGCAAAATAAACGCTTGAATCGCATCTTAACGGCGCATGGGTTCCGCGTTCTTCCGGTTGATTTCTCTGAGATTATTAAATCTGGTGGGTCCTTTCGCTGCTGTACACTTCCGCTAGAACGAAGCTGA
- a CDS encoding YqcI/YcgG family protein: MLKTESRYLLTKEDIETREDLPNWLKAEYETFSQLVTDPTFPCFFGRTAQLKGELRYAYIEHKDWSNLPEAVESFLSLFQKPTKIRHGLFIFVEPESKEQSIDEYRSQFWDILQYLHNHDRFPWPSDAPKDPEHYLWDFHFAGEPIFTFGNAPAYKQRKTRNLGNSLILGFQPRAIFQGLEGTEKGGIMSREKVRARVEAWDQLPKHPDISHFGDPDHNEWKQSFIGDDVTPIEGKCPFFHKGS, from the coding sequence ATGTTAAAAACAGAAAGTCGCTACTTGTTAACGAAAGAGGATATTGAAACACGTGAAGATCTTCCAAATTGGCTCAAGGCAGAGTATGAAACCTTCAGCCAATTAGTAACAGATCCGACCTTCCCTTGTTTTTTTGGACGAACCGCTCAGCTGAAAGGTGAACTTCGCTATGCATATATTGAGCATAAAGATTGGTCGAATTTACCGGAGGCCGTTGAAAGCTTTCTAAGCTTATTTCAAAAGCCCACAAAGATTAGACACGGCTTATTTATTTTTGTAGAGCCCGAAAGCAAAGAACAGTCCATTGATGAGTATCGATCGCAGTTCTGGGATATCCTTCAATATTTACATAATCACGATCGATTTCCGTGGCCGAGCGATGCACCGAAAGATCCAGAGCACTACTTATGGGACTTCCACTTTGCTGGAGAGCCGATCTTTACCTTTGGCAATGCGCCAGCTTACAAGCAGCGTAAAACGAGAAACCTTGGCAATAGTCTGATTCTCGGATTTCAACCACGCGCTATTTTTCAAGGACTGGAAGGTACTGAAAAAGGAGGCATCATGTCTCGTGAGAAAGTTCGTGCCCGCGTTGAGGCGTGGGACCAGCTTCCGAAGCACCCGGATATTAGTCATTTCGGCGACCCCGATCATAATGAATGGAAACAATCGTTTATCGGTGACGACGTGACGCCAATTGAAGGGAAATGTCCTTTCTTTCATAAAGGTTCTTAA
- a CDS encoding GNAT family N-acetyltransferase, translated as MNTIMKGLPNLETEHFHLRKINTDDIPAIFDYGSNPNVSKQVSWETHQTVADTRVFVDMIVEGYEQGTKALWGMELKSTGKLVGTIDFVTIQERHGNAEIGYVLSEECWGKGYMTEAARRIITYGFEELQLERIQARCFIENEGSARVMEKVGMLFEGTMRSAMFAKGKFHDLKMFAIVSEDYLKCRNNKRQSCE; from the coding sequence TTGAACACCATTATGAAAGGGTTACCAAATCTAGAAACAGAACATTTTCATCTACGGAAAATAAATACGGATGATATCCCAGCTATTTTTGATTATGGTTCGAATCCGAACGTTTCGAAACAGGTAAGCTGGGAAACACATCAGACGGTAGCGGACACAAGGGTGTTTGTAGATATGATTGTAGAAGGATATGAACAAGGAACGAAAGCATTGTGGGGAATGGAGTTAAAATCAACTGGAAAGCTTGTTGGAACAATTGATTTTGTTACGATTCAAGAACGTCATGGAAACGCGGAAATCGGCTATGTGCTTTCAGAGGAATGCTGGGGAAAAGGGTATATGACGGAAGCTGCCAGGAGAATCATTACCTATGGATTTGAAGAGCTTCAGTTAGAACGCATTCAAGCAAGGTGTTTCATTGAAAACGAAGGTTCTGCGCGAGTGATGGAAAAGGTCGGTATGTTATTTGAAGGAACCATGAGAAGCGCGATGTTTGCGAAAGGGAAGTTTCATGATTTAAAAATGTTTGCGATTGTTTCGGAAGATTATTTGAAATGTCGTAATAACAAGAGACAAAGCTGTGAGTGA
- a CDS encoding DUF2087 domain-containing protein, whose protein sequence is MQLNRLVNFHKTLGDPTRIRILSLLATGPLHGQAIAGKLGLKAPTITHHMTKLRDTGIVYQRRDKNTIYYYIDEKKFRSYSEALPKMLYQPEQDKEDDALKAQAVVNNFIEADGTLKHLPSQRKKKIIILKHLINGLERGRKYPEKEINEYIKRFHPDFATIRREFIINHFMYRENNIYELNPEEMWATID, encoded by the coding sequence TTGCAGTTAAACAGATTAGTCAATTTTCATAAAACACTTGGTGATCCAACGCGCATACGAATTCTTTCGTTACTAGCGACGGGACCTCTCCACGGACAAGCGATCGCTGGCAAGCTGGGATTGAAAGCACCTACGATCACGCATCACATGACGAAATTAAGAGATACTGGCATTGTGTATCAGCGTAGAGATAAGAATACAATTTACTATTATATTGATGAGAAAAAATTTCGCTCTTATTCTGAAGCATTACCTAAGATGCTTTACCAGCCTGAACAAGACAAGGAGGACGATGCATTGAAAGCGCAAGCTGTCGTTAATAATTTTATCGAAGCAGATGGAACGTTAAAGCACCTCCCTTCTCAACGAAAGAAAAAGATTATTATTCTAAAGCACTTGATAAATGGATTAGAACGAGGGAGAAAATATCCCGAGAAAGAAATAAATGAGTATATCAAACGGTTCCATCCTGACTTTGCGACAATTCGTCGAGAGTTTATTATCAATCATTTTATGTACCGAGAGAATAACATCTACGAACTAAATCCAGAAGAAATGTGGGCAACGATCGACTAA
- a CDS encoding lysozyme inhibitor LprI family protein: MKLQTKLSMLMLTFALVALSACGNSTNESSAQSNNQPSNNTPPEVTEEDAPAEEEVEDTSADDIEVNEQEDSSTPTTEDSTNGESEKSDQPNDENVENQKEKYFKKLNSMYESDRNVEVKETMVEMEEQEAERYQNWDKMLNEIYGVLQAQLPSDEMDQLREEQRKWVEHRDEAAKKASLKYEGGTTESLEYVATQASLTRERCYELVAKYME, from the coding sequence ATGAAATTGCAAACGAAACTATCCATGCTCATGTTAACTTTCGCTCTAGTCGCTTTGTCTGCCTGCGGAAATTCAACTAATGAGTCTAGTGCTCAATCGAACAACCAGCCATCAAATAACACACCACCTGAAGTAACAGAAGAGGATGCTCCAGCTGAAGAAGAAGTAGAAGATACGAGTGCTGACGATATAGAGGTAAATGAGCAAGAGGATTCTTCAACTCCTACAACGGAAGATTCAACTAATGGAGAATCTGAGAAATCCGATCAACCTAACGATGAGAACGTGGAAAATCAAAAAGAAAAATACTTCAAGAAACTAAATAGCATGTATGAATCTGATCGAAATGTAGAAGTGAAAGAAACGATGGTAGAAATGGAAGAACAAGAGGCGGAAAGGTATCAAAATTGGGATAAGATGTTGAACGAAATATATGGAGTGCTTCAGGCACAGCTTCCTTCGGATGAGATGGATCAATTAAGAGAAGAACAGCGAAAATGGGTAGAGCATAGAGATGAAGCTGCCAAAAAAGCCTCACTTAAATACGAAGGTGGTACGACCGAATCATTAGAATATGTCGCAACGCAAGCAAGTCTTACAAGAGAAAGATGCTATGAGTTAGTTGCTAAGTATATGGAATGA
- a CDS encoding S41 family peptidase, with protein sequence MSKQITNSMVLQASDETYRKMFHDIIDLMHHDYAGYEDKAGWDQPEFYLDQFIDMDDRKLVDLVQNYLLDFNDLHTGFTDLLNPKKDIGFTVRRFEDKLYVTSLSNEERINTGDQIVALDGMGIAEIAKKYAKELRTTIPERQKWEPLLQRFEVAEIETKQGDQASLALRSYEAIPYRAEYSIQELQKDILYMKITDFMNHDAIGKLIRHNEDKLSTYPFLIIDVRLNRGGSDLAYFELLPYLFEGGKVDLRDFSNVTALTLCTERNVKLRIQMLEGALASIQDEETRRQIEVMIRELDHHRGEGFVELNLSELEEDLVFETKSGPSKVIILSDVFCGSSGDSFVEACKHSSKVTVVGRPTLGMNDYANVAFNVWNNRFQLMYPTSKSSRVDEGKGMSEKGIQPDKYVRWTPFHLKEDVDLTMAVQELYKEK encoded by the coding sequence TTGAGTAAACAGATAACTAACAGCATGGTTTTGCAGGCAAGCGATGAAACATACCGGAAGATGTTTCATGACATTATTGATTTGATGCATCATGATTACGCAGGTTATGAGGATAAAGCTGGGTGGGACCAACCAGAATTTTATTTAGATCAGTTCATTGACATGGACGATCGTAAATTGGTTGACCTCGTGCAAAACTATTTATTGGACTTTAACGATTTACATACAGGTTTTACGGATCTTCTTAATCCGAAAAAGGATATCGGATTTACGGTAAGACGGTTTGAAGACAAGCTCTATGTCACTTCCTTATCAAATGAGGAGCGAATCAATACTGGTGATCAGATCGTTGCATTAGATGGAATGGGCATTGCAGAAATAGCTAAGAAATATGCAAAAGAGCTTCGAACAACTATTCCTGAAAGACAAAAGTGGGAACCGTTATTACAACGCTTTGAAGTAGCAGAAATTGAAACGAAACAAGGTGATCAGGCCTCTTTAGCATTAAGGTCATACGAGGCGATTCCATATAGAGCAGAATATAGCATTCAAGAATTACAAAAAGATATTCTTTATATGAAAATAACTGATTTTATGAATCATGACGCGATTGGGAAATTGATTCGTCATAACGAAGACAAACTATCAACCTATCCCTTCTTAATTATTGACGTGCGATTAAATAGAGGGGGAAGTGATCTTGCGTATTTTGAATTGCTGCCTTATTTATTTGAGGGAGGAAAAGTAGATCTTCGTGATTTTTCCAATGTCACAGCTTTAACTCTTTGTACCGAGAGAAATGTTAAGTTAAGAATTCAAATGCTTGAAGGGGCATTGGCTTCAATCCAGGATGAAGAAACCCGGCGTCAAATAGAGGTGATGATAAGAGAATTAGATCATCATCGAGGAGAAGGATTTGTTGAACTTAACTTATCCGAATTAGAAGAGGACCTTGTCTTTGAAACCAAATCAGGTCCTAGTAAGGTTATTATTCTATCAGATGTATTCTGTGGAAGCTCTGGGGATTCTTTCGTCGAAGCGTGTAAGCATTCTTCTAAGGTAACGGTAGTAGGTAGACCAACGTTAGGGATGAATGATTACGCAAATGTCGCCTTTAACGTATGGAATAATCGCTTTCAACTGATGTATCCGACGTCAAAGTCGTCTCGTGTAGATGAAGGAAAAGGGATGAGTGAAAAAGGGATACAACCCGACAAATATGTGAGGTGGACCCCTTTCCATTTAAAAGAAGATGTTGACTTGACCATGGCTGTACAGGAGCTATATAAGGAAAAGTGA